From the genome of Buchnera aphidicola (Muscaphis stroyani), one region includes:
- the degP gene encoding serine endoprotease DegP has translation MKKITIVFSEVMLALTLLLSSGMSWNHFISKEKENIPTEQLVPSLAPMLEKVMPSVISINIEGSTVVRTSSLPRQFQPFFGDNSPFCQGNSPFKNSPFCRSNPHSDNDSDKKFKALGSGVIINADKGYAVTNNHVVENANKIQVQLSDGRRYEAQIIGKDASSDIALIQLKNAHNLQAIKIADSDSLRVGDYTVAIGNPYGLGETVTSGIISALGRSGLNIEHYENFIQTDAAINRGNSGGALVNLHGELIGINTAILAPDGGNIGIGFAIPGNMVKNLTSQMVEFGQVRRGELGIIGMELNSDLAKIMKINAQKGAFVSQVLPDSSAFESGIKAGDIIISLNKKPISSFSSLRAEVGSLPVNTKMELGIFRNGEIKNIIVELKHSSQNRMESSNSYIEGAELSNYSSNQIKGVKVENVKLSTLAWKIGFKKDDIIVGINQKSVIDLNELKKILDTKPNMLVFSVKRLNNSIYLVS, from the coding sequence ATGAAAAAAATAACTATAGTATTCAGCGAAGTAATGCTAGCGCTAACGCTATTACTAAGTTCAGGAATGTCTTGGAATCATTTTATTTCTAAAGAAAAAGAAAATATTCCTACTGAGCAACTAGTTCCTAGTTTAGCGCCAATGTTAGAAAAAGTTATGCCATCAGTGATAAGTATCAACATTGAAGGAAGCACTGTGGTACGAACTTCTAGTTTACCTCGTCAGTTTCAACCATTTTTTGGAGATAATTCTCCATTTTGCCAGGGAAATTCTCCTTTTAAAAATTCTCCTTTTTGTCGTTCTAATCCTCATTCTGATAATGATTCAGATAAAAAATTTAAAGCTTTAGGATCTGGAGTTATAATTAATGCAGATAAGGGATATGCTGTAACAAATAATCATGTAGTTGAAAATGCAAACAAAATTCAAGTTCAATTAAGTGATGGACGTCGTTATGAAGCTCAAATTATAGGTAAAGATGCAAGTTCTGATATTGCTTTAATACAACTAAAAAATGCGCATAATTTGCAAGCAATAAAAATTGCTGATTCTGATTCTTTAAGAGTTGGCGATTATACTGTAGCTATTGGAAATCCATATGGTTTAGGAGAAACTGTTACTTCAGGAATTATTTCGGCTTTAGGAAGAAGTGGATTAAATATTGAACATTATGAAAATTTTATTCAAACAGATGCAGCTATTAATAGAGGTAACTCTGGAGGAGCGTTAGTTAATTTGCATGGGGAGTTAATAGGTATTAATACTGCCATTTTAGCCCCTGATGGAGGTAATATCGGGATAGGTTTCGCAATTCCCGGAAATATGGTTAAAAACCTTACATCACAAATGGTCGAATTTGGACAAGTTCGGCGTGGTGAACTAGGAATAATAGGAATGGAATTGAATTCAGATTTAGCTAAGATAATGAAAATAAATGCTCAAAAAGGCGCATTTGTCAGTCAAGTTTTACCTGATTCTTCGGCTTTTGAATCAGGGATTAAAGCTGGAGACATAATTATTTCTTTAAATAAAAAACCTATTTCTAGTTTTTCTTCTCTTAGAGCTGAAGTTGGATCTTTACCAGTAAATACAAAAATGGAGTTGGGAATATTTAGAAACGGAGAAATCAAAAATATTATTGTGGAACTTAAGCATTCCTCACAGAATAGAATGGAATCAAGTAATTCATATATTGAAGGTGCTGAGTTGAGCAACTATTCATCGAATCAAATCAAAGGTGTAAAAGTAGAAAATGTGAAATTAAGTACTTTAGCTTGGAAAATTGGATTTAAAAAAGATGATATTATAGTAGGGATTAATCAGAAATCAGTAATTGATCTAAATGAATTAAAAAAAATTCTAGATACCAAACCTAATATGTTGGTTTTTAGCGTTAAAAGATTAAATAACAGTATATACTTAGTAAGTTAA
- the ftsL gene encoding cell division protein FtsL: MKKQRYNLPKIIKNDFFEYSKIHLILLLSIILSANCIVITVYNTRLLISQNEKIKLQIKKKKSEWRNLIIEKYSISINSAIIKN, from the coding sequence ATGAAAAAACAGCGATATAATTTACCTAAAATTATTAAAAATGATTTTTTTGAATACAGTAAAATACATTTAATACTCTTATTATCTATTATATTATCTGCTAATTGTATCGTAATTACAGTCTATAATACGCGTTTATTAATTTCTCAAAATGAGAAAATTAAGCTTCAAATAAAAAAAAAAAAATCTGAATGGAGAAATTTAATAATAGAAAAATATTCTATCTCTATTAATTCAGCAATTATAAAAAATTAA
- the rpsB gene encoding 30S ribosomal protein S2 yields MEMISMREMLKAGVHFGHQTRYWNPKMKPFIFGSRNKVHIINLEKTLPMFNYALAELKKISFRKGKILFVGTKKAASKKIKETAINCHQFYVNHRWLGGMLTNWKTVRQSIKRLKDLEIESKDGTFEKLTKKEALIRFRELNKLENSLGGIKNMGGLPDCLFVIDALHENIAIKEANNLGIPVFAIVDTNSNPDGVDYIIPGNDDAIRSINLYLKSIVSCIIKKYQEDSLEDTLKNPAIVKD; encoded by the coding sequence ATAGAAATGATATCAATGAGAGAAATGTTAAAGGCTGGTGTTCATTTTGGTCATCAAACACGTTATTGGAATCCTAAAATGAAGCCTTTTATTTTTGGATCACGCAACAAAGTACATATTATCAATTTAGAAAAAACTCTCCCAATGTTTAATTATGCTCTTGCAGAATTAAAAAAAATTTCTTTTAGAAAAGGGAAAATACTCTTTGTTGGAACTAAGAAAGCTGCCAGTAAAAAAATAAAAGAAACTGCTATTAATTGCCATCAATTTTATGTTAATCATCGTTGGTTAGGGGGAATGTTAACTAATTGGAAAACTGTTCGTCAATCTATAAAACGACTAAAAGATTTAGAAATTGAATCTAAAGATGGAACTTTCGAGAAGTTAACTAAGAAAGAAGCATTGATAAGATTCAGAGAGCTGAATAAATTAGAAAATAGTTTAGGTGGAATTAAAAACATGGGAGGGTTACCTGATTGTTTATTTGTAATTGATGCTTTGCATGAAAATATTGCCATTAAAGAAGCGAATAATCTAGGAATACCTGTTTTTGCAATAGTTGACACAAACTCTAATCCTGATGGAGTAGATTATATTATACCTGGGAATGATGATGCAATTAGATCTATTAATTTATACTTAAAATCTATAGTTTCATGTATTATTAAAAAATACCAAGAAGATTCGTTAGAAGATACATTAAAAAATCCTGCAATAGTTAAAGACTAA
- the rsmH gene encoding 16S rRNA (cytosine(1402)-N(4))-methyltransferase RsmH, with protein sequence MNQKIQHVSVMKKEVINSLNIKSNGIYIDGTFGMGGHSLEILKKLGKKGKIYSIDKDPYAVSIANNIKDSRFKIIHGTFSKILDYAKANQIDGKVDGIVFDLGVSLSQINEKKRGFSFKKDGPLDMRMNPNCGITASEWLFKSNVNQISSVLKEFGEERFSKRIARSIKKNNQIKKITSTLELSEIIKTAIPIKNKFKHPSKRTFQAIRIYINQELKEIKIALKDTLKILKPGGRISIISFHSLEDRIVKSFMLKNSKKAYIPRGLPITEEQINSLQKNRLKIINRLFPTQEEIKKNPRSRSSVLRTAELKKNN encoded by the coding sequence ATGAACCAAAAAATACAGCATGTTTCTGTAATGAAAAAAGAAGTAATAAACTCATTAAATATTAAATCTAATGGAATTTATATTGACGGAACATTCGGAATGGGAGGACATTCTTTAGAAATTTTAAAAAAATTAGGAAAAAAAGGAAAAATATATTCTATTGACAAAGATCCTTATGCTGTCTCCATAGCAAATAATATTAAAGATTCAAGATTTAAAATAATTCACGGAACTTTTTCAAAAATACTAGACTATGCAAAAGCAAATCAAATAGATGGAAAAGTAGATGGAATTGTATTTGATTTGGGAGTGTCTTTATCTCAAATAAACGAAAAAAAAAGAGGCTTTTCGTTTAAAAAAGACGGACCTTTAGATATGCGAATGAATCCTAATTGCGGCATTACAGCTTCAGAGTGGCTATTTAAAAGCAACGTTAATCAAATTTCTTCAGTACTAAAAGAATTTGGAGAAGAGCGTTTTTCAAAAAGAATAGCACGATCTATTAAAAAAAATAATCAAATAAAAAAAATCACTAGCACTCTTGAGTTGTCTGAAATAATAAAAACAGCTATACCGATAAAAAATAAATTTAAGCATCCATCAAAAAGAACCTTTCAGGCAATTAGAATTTATATTAATCAAGAGTTAAAAGAAATCAAAATAGCACTAAAAGATACACTTAAAATTTTAAAACCAGGAGGAAGAATATCAATTATTAGTTTTCATTCTTTAGAAGATAGAATAGTAAAAAGTTTTATGTTAAAAAATAGTAAAAAAGCATACATTCCTCGAGGATTGCCTATTACTGAAGAACAAATTAATTCTTTACAAAAAAATAGATTAAAAATTATTAATCGATTATTTCCTACTCAAGAGGAAATAAAAAAAAATCCAAGATCTAGAAGTTCTGTACTTAGAACGGCTGAACTTAAAAAAAATAATTAA
- the ilvI gene encoding acetolactate synthase 3 large subunit, whose product MEMLSGAEMVIRSLINQGIDHIFGYPGGAVLDIYDALKTIGGVKHVLVRHEQAATHMADGYARSTGKTGVVLVTSGPGATNAITGIATAYMDSIPIVVISGQVSSSLIGYDAFQECDMIGISRPVVKHSFLVKKTEDIPIIFKKAFWLASSGRPGPVVIDLPKDILKISNKYHYEWPNNVYIRSYNPTTKGHKGQIKKALQTLLKAKQPVIYAGGGIISSNSSEELRVFAEMMNCPVATSLMGLGAFPGTHSQSISMLGMHGTYEANMTMHNADVIFAIGVRFDDRTTNNLKKYCPNAIILHIDIDPTSISKTVSANIPIVGDAKQILKKMIELVRKEKKINCLKKWWSLINQWKMINSLQYNKKSSRIKPQKVIETLFQLTKGTSYITSDVGQHQMFTALYHPFNKPRRWINSGGLGTMGFGLPAALGVKLALPEETVICITGDGSIQMNIQELSTARQYNLSVLIINLNNSSLGMVKQWQDMIYSGRHSHSYMNSLPDFVKLSESYGHIGIKITKPIELEKKMMLALKKLSDGHLVFLDIDIDGSEHVYPMQIQGGGMNEMWLRKKEERS is encoded by the coding sequence ATGGAAATGTTATCAGGAGCCGAAATGGTCATTCGATCGTTAATTAATCAAGGAATAGATCACATATTTGGTTATCCTGGAGGAGCGGTATTAGACATTTATGATGCTCTAAAAACCATCGGAGGAGTTAAACATGTCTTAGTAAGGCACGAACAAGCAGCAACTCATATGGCAGACGGTTATGCTCGATCCACCGGAAAAACTGGAGTAGTATTAGTTACTTCTGGACCTGGAGCAACTAACGCTATTACTGGAATTGCAACTGCTTATATGGACTCTATTCCTATTGTTGTGATCTCTGGACAAGTTTCTTCTTCATTAATTGGTTATGACGCTTTTCAAGAATGTGATATGATTGGAATTTCTCGTCCAGTAGTTAAACATAGCTTTTTGGTAAAAAAAACAGAAGATATTCCTATTATTTTTAAAAAAGCTTTTTGGTTAGCATCTAGTGGGCGTCCAGGGCCAGTAGTTATTGATTTGCCAAAAGATATTTTAAAAATATCAAATAAATATCATTATGAATGGCCAAACAACGTTTATATACGATCATATAATCCTACGACTAAAGGACATAAAGGTCAAATAAAAAAAGCGCTTCAAACACTATTAAAAGCTAAACAACCTGTTATTTATGCGGGAGGTGGAATAATTAGCTCCAATAGTAGTGAAGAATTACGAGTTTTTGCAGAAATGATGAATTGCCCTGTTGCTACTTCTTTAATGGGGCTCGGGGCTTTTCCAGGAACTCATTCTCAAAGCATTTCTATGTTAGGTATGCACGGTACTTACGAAGCAAACATGACTATGCACAACGCTGATGTAATTTTTGCAATTGGAGTAAGATTTGATGATCGAACAACCAACAATCTAAAAAAATATTGTCCAAACGCTATTATTTTACATATTGACATTGATCCCACTTCTATTTCTAAAACTGTATCAGCTAATATTCCTATTGTAGGAGATGCAAAGCAAATATTAAAAAAAATGATAGAACTTGTTAGAAAAGAAAAAAAAATAAATTGCTTAAAAAAATGGTGGTCTTTAATTAATCAATGGAAAATGATTAATAGCTTGCAATACAATAAGAAAAGTAGCCGTATTAAACCTCAAAAAGTCATTGAAACTTTATTTCAACTTACTAAAGGAACATCTTATATTACTTCCGATGTAGGTCAACACCAAATGTTCACGGCTTTATATCACCCATTTAATAAGCCAAGAAGATGGATAAATTCAGGTGGATTAGGAACAATGGGTTTTGGACTTCCTGCTGCATTGGGTGTTAAATTAGCCTTACCAGAAGAAACTGTAATTTGTATCACTGGAGATGGTAGTATTCAAATGAATATTCAAGAGTTATCCACAGCTCGACAATATAATCTTTCAGTGTTAATAATCAATTTAAATAATTCTTCTTTAGGAATGGTTAAACAATGGCAAGATATGATTTATTCTGGACGACATTCTCATTCATATATGAATTCACTTCCAGATTTTGTAAAATTATCGGAATCATATGGACATATAGGCATTAAAATAACTAAACCTATAGAATTAGAAAAAAAAATGATGCTAGCATTAAAAAAATTGTCTGATGGTCATTTAGTTTTTTTAGATATTGATATAGATGGTTCTGAACATGTATATCCTATGCAAATCCAAGGAGGTGGTATGAATGAAATGTGGTTAAGGAAAAAAGAAGAGAGGTCTTAA
- the murE gene encoding UDP-N-acetylmuramoyl-L-alanyl-D-glutamate--2,6-diaminopimelate ligase, translating into MKRNNLKDLLSPWMQKIPERAIQNITINSKKTSSGDLFVAIKGSKKDGRKFIFEAIQNKVSAILYETQDFKKHGIFYYIKNIPIIYFFQLPIVLSSLSSRFYHEPGNKLKIIGITGTNGKTTVAHLISQWSTILGKKSVVMGTLGNGDHRSLKPTMNTTSSAVFIQSFLKKALINKTDLVSMEVSSHGLVQNRVKNVPFYIAIFTNLTPDHLDYHKSMKEYEKSKWSFFTCHKVKKIILNASDKYGQIWLKKLFNHYTIAVTIEDDTQKKYSNKWMNATNIKFKNNHMFVKFESSWGSGKIFSYLIGNFNVTNLLLSMACLLELGYKLSDLIRTVNQLKAVCGRMQQFYGINHPTFIIDYAHTPDALENTLKTIKTNYKKKLWCIFGCGGERDRTKRSLMGAIAEKESDQVIITNDNPRREEPFKIIQDILKGCKKKDKILIIPNRRNAISHAFFQSKINDIILIAGKGHENQQIIGNQYINYSDQKTVLQLMGKKI; encoded by the coding sequence ATGAAAAGAAACAATTTAAAAGATTTGTTATCACCCTGGATGCAAAAAATTCCAGAAAGAGCAATTCAAAATATAACTATAAATAGCAAAAAAACAAGTTCAGGAGATTTATTTGTAGCGATTAAAGGATCAAAAAAAGATGGTCGAAAATTTATTTTTGAAGCAATTCAAAATAAAGTATCAGCAATATTATATGAAACTCAAGATTTTAAAAAACACGGAATATTTTACTATATTAAAAATATTCCAATAATTTATTTTTTTCAACTTCCTATAGTACTATCTTCATTATCTAGTAGATTTTACCATGAACCAGGTAATAAATTAAAAATTATTGGAATCACTGGAACCAATGGAAAAACCACTGTTGCACATTTAATTAGTCAATGGAGCACAATCTTAGGGAAAAAATCTGTAGTTATGGGAACTTTAGGAAACGGTGATCATAGATCTTTAAAACCAACCATGAACACTACTTCTTCTGCTGTTTTTATTCAATCATTTTTAAAAAAAGCATTAATAAATAAAACTGATTTAGTATCAATGGAAGTGTCTTCACATGGATTAGTTCAGAATCGGGTGAAAAATGTTCCATTTTATATTGCAATTTTTACTAATTTAACACCAGATCATCTAGATTATCACAAAAGCATGAAAGAATATGAAAAATCAAAATGGTCCTTTTTTACTTGTCATAAAGTAAAAAAAATAATACTTAACGCAAGCGATAAATATGGACAAATTTGGTTAAAAAAACTGTTTAATCATTATACTATAGCTGTCACTATTGAAGATGACACACAAAAAAAATATTCAAATAAATGGATGAATGCAACTAATATTAAATTTAAAAATAATCACATGTTTGTTAAATTTGAATCTAGCTGGGGGAGCGGAAAAATTTTTAGTTACTTAATTGGAAATTTTAACGTAACTAATCTATTATTATCAATGGCTTGTCTTTTAGAGCTAGGGTATAAATTGTCCGATTTAATTCGTACAGTAAATCAATTAAAGGCAGTATGTGGTAGAATGCAACAATTTTATGGTATAAATCATCCAACTTTTATTATTGATTATGCTCATACTCCTGATGCTTTAGAAAATACACTAAAAACTATCAAAACGAATTATAAAAAAAAATTATGGTGCATATTTGGATGCGGAGGAGAGAGAGATCGAACAAAAAGATCTTTAATGGGAGCAATTGCAGAAAAAGAATCAGATCAGGTTATCATTACTAATGATAATCCAAGAAGAGAAGAACCATTTAAAATCATTCAGGATATTTTAAAAGGATGTAAAAAAAAAGATAAAATTTTAATTATTCCAAATAGAAGAAATGCAATATCACATGCTTTTTTTCAATCAAAAATTAATGATATTATTTTAATAGCTGGAAAAGGTCACGAAAATCAACAAATAATTGGAAATCAATATATTAATTACTCAGATCAAAAAACAGTATTACAATTGATGGGGAAAAAAATATGA
- a CDS encoding FAD:protein FMN transferase: MIKRIFFYISKILYFLLLPVFLSIFLFSLTLNNFNKKYKNHIDKNVSILQGKTMGTYWQVKFRSLRLINKEKIKYLIQKLLDKDENMLSPWKKKSLVSKFNKCKKKTPQLISNDFFKILKMAFCINKKTQGKLDITTGSLIDIWGFGIRKKPSRFPSLYKIKKNMNLIGNQHLKLFQNSNGKFLEKDIDSIKINLSSLGEGFAVDHLSNLLQKQGIENYTISVGGAVLVKIKNLREPPKIIAIQKPTDQENAIQLILYLKNHAISTAGSYRNYYRLNGKKISHIIDPFTGFPIKHNLVSVSVIAKTALEADGWDTGLLTLGFEKAKKIILKEKLAACLIIKEKKSFLTWISPHFKKFLI, from the coding sequence ATGATAAAAAGAATTTTTTTTTACATCAGTAAAATTTTATATTTTCTATTATTACCTGTATTTTTATCAATATTTTTATTTTCTTTAACATTAAACAATTTTAATAAAAAATATAAAAATCATATAGATAAAAATGTTTCTATATTACAAGGAAAAACCATGGGTACATATTGGCAAGTAAAATTTCGAAGTTTAAGACTTATAAATAAAGAAAAAATAAAGTACTTAATCCAAAAATTATTAGATAAAGATGAAAATATGCTGTCACCTTGGAAAAAAAAATCTTTAGTATCTAAATTTAATAAATGTAAAAAAAAAACACCTCAATTGATTAGTAATGATTTTTTTAAAATTCTTAAAATGGCATTTTGTATAAATAAAAAAACTCAAGGAAAATTAGATATTACAACTGGATCATTAATAGATATATGGGGATTTGGAATTAGAAAAAAACCTAGTAGATTTCCTTCCTTATATAAAATTAAAAAAAACATGAATTTAATAGGAAACCAGCATTTAAAATTATTTCAAAATTCTAATGGAAAATTTTTAGAAAAAGATATTGATAGTATAAAAATTAATTTATCCTCTCTCGGAGAAGGTTTTGCTGTAGATCATTTATCAAACCTTCTTCAAAAACAAGGAATAGAAAATTACACGATATCTGTTGGAGGTGCAGTGTTAGTTAAAATAAAAAATTTGAGAGAACCACCAAAAATAATCGCTATTCAAAAACCTACAGATCAAGAAAATGCAATACAGTTAATACTATATCTAAAAAACCATGCAATTAGCACAGCAGGAAGTTATCGCAATTACTATAGATTAAATGGAAAAAAAATTTCTCATATAATTGATCCTTTCACAGGGTTTCCTATAAAACACAATTTGGTGTCAGTTAGTGTAATTGCTAAGACTGCTTTGGAGGCGGATGGATGGGACACTGGATTATTAACATTAGGATTTGAAAAAGCAAAAAAAATAATATTAAAAGAAAAATTAGCAGCTTGTTTAATCATAAAGGAAAAAAAATCTTTTTTAACTTGGATTTCTCCTCATTTTAAAAAATTTTTGATTTAA
- the map gene encoding type I methionyl aminopeptidase, with protein sequence MNSIIKTESEIEKMRISGKLAAEVLEMIEKHIQPNINTEQINDICHNYITNKQHAKSACLGYKGFPKSICISVNDVVCHGIPNKNQILKEGDIVNVDITIVKNGYHGDVSKMFHVGKTSILSQRLCKVAQESLYKSLFIIKPKIRLNKIGEIIQKNVEKNNFSIVREYCGHGIGLNFHEEPHVLHYKNQENNIILKKGMIFTIEPMINAGNSQVKCLNDGWTVKTKDHSLSAQYEHTVLVTKYGCDILTWQKNEKICKSLVNK encoded by the coding sequence ATGAATAGTATTATTAAAACAGAATCAGAAATAGAAAAAATGAGAATATCTGGAAAATTAGCGGCTGAAGTATTAGAAATGATTGAAAAACATATTCAACCAAATATAAATACCGAACAAATTAATGATATTTGTCATAATTATATTACAAATAAACAACATGCAAAATCAGCGTGTTTAGGATATAAAGGATTTCCTAAATCAATTTGTATTTCGGTTAATGATGTAGTATGTCATGGAATTCCAAATAAAAATCAAATATTAAAAGAAGGTGATATAGTTAACGTAGACATTACAATTGTAAAAAATGGTTATCATGGAGACGTTTCTAAAATGTTTCATGTTGGAAAAACAAGTATTTTATCTCAACGTTTGTGCAAAGTAGCTCAAGAAAGTCTCTATAAATCCTTATTTATTATCAAGCCAAAAATTCGTTTAAATAAAATCGGAGAAATTATTCAAAAAAACGTTGAAAAAAATAATTTTTCCATCGTAAGAGAGTACTGTGGTCATGGTATTGGTCTAAACTTTCATGAAGAACCTCATGTATTACACTATAAAAATCAAGAAAATAACATTATTTTAAAAAAAGGTATGATTTTCACTATAGAACCGATGATTAATGCAGGAAATAGTCAAGTGAAATGTCTGAATGACGGATGGACTGTAAAAACTAAGGATCATTCTTTATCAGCACAATATGAGCACACGGTATTAGTAACAAAATACGGATGCGACATTTTAACATGGCAAAAAAACGAAAAAATTTGCAAAAGTTTAGTTAATAAATAA
- the dapD gene encoding 2,3,4,5-tetrahydropyridine-2,6-dicarboxylate N-succinyltransferase: protein MKKIKKIIEDTYIKRNTINFNEIDSDVYQTINHVIELLNNGSIRIAEKKNNLWITHQWIKQAVLLYMYFRENKVFKGVENNYYDKIPLKYFKYNKTQFEIEKVRIVPPATVRYGSCIKENSIIMPSYINIGAYIDSGTMIDTWSTVGSCAQIGKNVHLSGGVGIGGVLEPLQNNPTIIEDNCFIGARSEIVEGVIVEKGSVISMGVFIGQSTKIYERETGKIFYGKVPSNSVVVSGSLPDQNKNYNLYAAIIVKKVDTKTLSKVEINQMLRNLK, encoded by the coding sequence ATGAAAAAAATTAAAAAAATTATTGAAGATACTTATATAAAAAGAAACACAATTAATTTTAATGAAATAGATTCTGATGTTTATCAGACAATTAATCATGTTATTGAGTTATTAAATAATGGATCAATTAGAATTGCAGAAAAAAAAAATAACTTATGGATAACTCACCAATGGATAAAACAAGCAGTTTTACTATACATGTATTTTAGAGAAAATAAAGTATTTAAAGGAGTAGAGAATAATTATTATGATAAAATTCCACTAAAATATTTTAAATACAACAAAACTCAATTTGAAATAGAAAAAGTAAGAATAGTTCCACCAGCAACAGTTAGATATGGTTCTTGTATCAAAGAAAATTCAATTATTATGCCTTCTTACATTAATATCGGAGCATACATAGATTCAGGAACTATGATAGACACATGGTCAACTGTAGGATCTTGCGCTCAAATTGGAAAAAATGTTCATCTTTCAGGAGGAGTTGGAATTGGAGGAGTTTTGGAGCCTTTACAAAACAATCCGACAATTATTGAGGACAACTGTTTTATTGGAGCGAGATCTGAAATAGTCGAAGGAGTAATTGTAGAAAAAGGATCAGTAATTTCTATGGGAGTTTTTATTGGTCAAAGTACAAAAATATATGAAAGAGAAACAGGAAAAATTTTTTATGGTAAAGTACCCTCTAATTCAGTAGTAGTGTCTGGAAGCTTGCCTGATCAAAATAAAAATTATAATCTTTATGCTGCTATCATCGTAAAAAAAGTAGATACTAAAACTTTAAGTAAAGTAGAAATCAATCAAATGTTAAGAAATCTTAAATAA
- the tsf gene encoding translation elongation factor Ts — protein MIIAVKSDLIKELRFRTGAGFMECKRALIEENGDIESAIDNLRKSGKEFAEKKINNVANQGSIFLKIINNIGVMIELNCETDFVAKDESFISLGQEIISEALTKKIKKFNDLKEIFEKKRIELISKCGENIIINRFHFMEGDYISSYLHGCRIGVLVNANRFDKSLLKNISMHIAASKPRYLHPENVCHSIFNREYEIQKELIKKFKKPSHISKKIIEGRMNKFVNEISLSSQKYIIDSSKTIGELLEEHNISIISFKRFEIRKKTSS, from the coding sequence ATGATTATTGCTGTTAAATCTGATCTTATAAAAGAATTAAGGTTCCGCACAGGGGCAGGTTTTATGGAGTGTAAAAGAGCTTTAATTGAAGAAAATGGAGATATAGAATCCGCAATTGACAACTTGCGTAAATCGGGAAAAGAATTTGCTGAAAAAAAAATTAATAATGTGGCTAATCAAGGTTCAATATTTTTAAAAATCATTAATAATATAGGTGTTATGATCGAGTTGAATTGTGAAACTGATTTTGTAGCTAAAGATGAGTCATTTATTTCTTTGGGACAGGAAATAATATCTGAAGCGCTAACAAAAAAAATAAAAAAATTTAATGATTTGAAAGAAATTTTTGAAAAAAAAAGAATTGAATTAATTTCAAAATGTGGTGAAAATATTATCATAAATCGATTTCACTTTATGGAAGGTGACTATATTTCTTCGTATTTACACGGTTGTAGAATTGGTGTTTTAGTGAATGCTAATCGTTTTGATAAAAGTTTATTAAAAAATATTTCTATGCATATAGCTGCAAGTAAACCAAGATATTTACATCCTGAAAATGTCTGTCACTCTATTTTTAATAGAGAATATGAAATTCAAAAAGAATTAATTAAAAAATTTAAAAAACCATCTCATATATCGAAAAAAATTATAGAAGGAAGAATGAATAAATTTGTGAATGAAATTTCTTTAAGCAGTCAAAAATATATTATAGATTCATCAAAAACGATAGGCGAATTATTAGAAGAACATAATATTAGCATTATTTCATTTAAAAGATTTGAGATTAGAAAAAAAACAAGTAGTTAA
- the ilvN gene encoding acetolactate synthase small subunit encodes MRRILSILLENESGALSRVIGLFSQRGYNIETITVAPTEDPTLSKMTVQTLGNEQAIEQIEKQLHKLIDVLRVVQIKQDSCIEREIMLIKVYLNNYKKDEIKHITDVFRGQIIDITSTTYILQLSGTTKKLDSFIKIVRNISEIIEISRSGIIGISRG; translated from the coding sequence ATGAGAAGAATTTTGTCAATTCTTTTAGAGAATGAGTCAGGTGCTTTATCACGAGTCATAGGTCTTTTTTCACAAAGAGGATATAATATAGAAACTATCACAGTAGCTCCTACAGAAGATCCTACCTTATCTAAAATGACTGTACAAACTTTAGGAAATGAGCAAGCAATTGAACAAATTGAAAAACAGCTTCACAAATTAATAGATGTTTTAAGAGTTGTTCAAATTAAACAAGATTCTTGCATAGAACGCGAAATTATGCTTATTAAAGTTTATTTAAACAACTACAAAAAAGATGAAATAAAACATATTACTGACGTATTTAGAGGTCAAATTATAGATATAACCTCTACCACATACATATTGCAGCTTTCTGGAACAACAAAAAAACTAGATTCTTTTATCAAAATAGTACGTAACATATCAGAAATAATTGAAATTTCTCGTTCTGGAATTATTGGCATTTCTAGGGGATAA